In Halothermothrix orenii H 168, the sequence GCCATTTCAACCCTTTTCCGTTCTCCACCACTTAAACTATCATCTATCTCCCGGTTTAGATATCGCTCAGGATCAAGTCCAACAAGCTTTAAATATTCCCCGGCTTCTTCATGAGAATAGCGGTTGCCTAGGGTTAAAAAATCTTTAATACTCAGACCTTCAAAACGGGCCGGTTCCTGCCAGGCGAGGGTTATTCCCCTTTTAGCCCTTTCATAAACAGAAAGGGGGGTTATATCTTCCCCTCCAAAAATAATCTTACCTTTATCCGGTTTATATCTCTCTAACCCCATCAAAAGATAAGCAATAGAGCTTTTACCAGCTCCGTTCTGCCCGATTATCCCATAAGCTTTACCCTTTTCAAAACTGAGATTTAACCCCCTTAATACCTGTTTATGACCAAGGGTCAGGAAAACATTTTCTACCGTGAGCATATATTATCACCTGCCTTTTTTATTACTTATAGTTGCTATAAAACAGGGCCTGAAACCAGAAAAATTAACTATAAAAAAACCCTGGATAAAACAATAAGCAGGGAATTACCATCCCCTGCCTACCATTTTATTCTATACCCAGTTTTTTTACAAGGGTGTTTTTTGGCATATAACCGGTAACCTGTTTTTTTACCTTACCATTTTCAAAGAGAATTATTGTCGGTATGCTCATAACCCCATAACGGCTTGCGGTCGACTGATTTTCATCAACATTCAGTTTGCAAACCTTAACTTTATCACTGTATTCCCTGGCAATCTTTTTTATAACCGGTGTTAACATCCGGCAGGGGGCACACCATTCAGCCCAGAAATCAACCACCACAGGTTTATCGGACTTTAAAACCTCCCTGCTAAAATTACCATCAGTTACATCCACTGGTCTACTCATTTAAATTCCTCCCCTTTTAGATTTTTATTATCTCTATTAAAAATGGTCTTTACTACCTGACATTGCGCAAATATGAACAAATGCCAGTCAAAAAATAACCTGTAATTGTATAATCAGATTTAAACTTCTTTTATTTTATTTAAAATAACCTGGGCCGGAACAGCTCCAACCTGTTCTGCAGCACCATCATTAATAACTGTTTTAGGAACCCCGGATACATTATATTTTTCTGATAAGTCCCTGAATTCAATAGCTTCAATCATCTCACCCCTGACTTTGGGGTTAAGCATAGCCATCTGGTGAGCAACCCTGACAGCCCTGGGGCAATAGGGACAGGTCGGAGTAATAAATACCTGAAGACGAACATCTTTATCAATAGCTTTGATTTGTTCTTTAATATCATCTCCAAGGTCCCGGGGGCCATTATTTGAAATGTCAATAATATCCTCTATTAAGGTGTTAAACTCATAACCGGAGGGGATACCATAAAAATGAACACCTAAATCTTCCCCCTCATCATCCACGAATACAATAGCCGGTGCCCTATTTATTCCCAGCCTCTCAGCTTCTTCTTCTCCAAGATTGTTAACTGTCAGATTAATTCTGTCATCCAGTGATGAGATTTCATCCAAAATTTCCCTGGTATCTTCACAGTACTCACAGGCATCACCATCTGTAAAGAAATGAATATTAACATCTCCCTCAAGGTTCTCACTGAATAACTCTTTAATTCTCTCTTTGTCTTCACTACCGATTTTGGCCATCTTTATTTCACTCTCCTTATGCTTTCTATTCACTTCATATTATAAACCATATCAATAATTTTAATGTTAAATAATTTACAAACCCTTAAATTTAAATAAAAAACCGGCCAGGTAACCCCCTGACCGGTAATTATTTAACCCTGACTACCAAAGAAAACACTGTATGCTAAATAAGAACTGTAAACATCAACCTTGCTTACAACTTCAAAAGGAGAGTGCATAGATAAAACCGCAGGGCCACAGTCAACAACATCCATATTATAATTGGCCAGGAACTGGGCGATAGTACCCCCGCCCCCCTGGTCAACCTTGCCGAGTTCACCAATCTGCCAGGGTACACCACCATTATTGAATAGAGCTCTAACCCTGCCGACAAATTCAGCAGTGGCTTCAGAAGAACTATACTTACCCCGGGCCCCGGTATATTTGGTTAAGACGACACCCTTACCCAGATAGGAAGAGTTGTCCTTATCAAAAACATCAGAGAAGTTGGGGTCAAAGGCCGCATTGACATCAGCCGACAGGGCCCATGAATTTTCCAGGGCCTTTCTCAAAGCCAGATCACTATAATCTTCACCGGTTAGATCAATCATCTCTGCCAGGCAGTTCTCGAAAAACCTGGACTGCATTCCGGTAGCCCCCATACTTCCAATTTCTTCTTTATCAACCAGAAGAGCAACCCCGGTATATTCTGGTGTTTCCAGATCTATTAATCCGCGCAAAGCTGTATAGCTACAGACCCGATCATCATGTCCGTATCCGGCCAGAAGCCCCCGGTCAAAGCCGAGGTCTCTCGCTCTATAAGCGGGTACCAACTTC encodes:
- the pdo gene encoding protein disulfide oxidoreductase; this encodes MAKIGSEDKERIKELFSENLEGDVNIHFFTDGDACEYCEDTREILDEISSLDDRINLTVNNLGEEEAERLGINRAPAIVFVDDEGEDLGVHFYGIPSGYEFNTLIEDIIDISNNGPRDLGDDIKEQIKAIDKDVRLQVFITPTCPYCPRAVRVAHQMAMLNPKVRGEMIEAIEFRDLSEKYNVSGVPKTVINDGAAEQVGAVPAQVILNKIKEV
- the trxA gene encoding thioredoxin; translation: MSRPVDVTDGNFSREVLKSDKPVVVDFWAEWCAPCRMLTPVIKKIAREYSDKVKVCKLNVDENQSTASRYGVMSIPTIILFENGKVKKQVTGYMPKNTLVKKLGIE
- a CDS encoding ATP-binding cassette domain-containing protein, producing the protein MLTVENVFLTLGHKQVLRGLNLSFEKGKAYGIIGQNGAGKSSIAYLLMGLERYKPDKGKIIFGGEDITPLSVYERAKRGITLAWQEPARFEGLSIKDFLTLGNRYSHEEAGEYLKLVGLDPERYLNREIDDSLSGGERKRVEMASVLMVKPEVVILDEPDSGIDIGSYEKVVQVVDHLKKNGSIVVVITHNNIMLKSMDYAYLICNGVAYREGAPGDIQEFYEDKCDSCAFVDEGGEIIEA